One Fundulus heteroclitus isolate FHET01 chromosome 1, MU-UCD_Fhet_4.1, whole genome shotgun sequence genomic window carries:
- the LOC105925882 gene encoding succinate dehydrogenase [ubiquinone] iron-sulfur subunit, mitochondrial, with protein MSLVCFSRNVLGFRNSGMMVMVRYAQTAAAPAPEPRMKKFQVYRWDPDTPGDKPRMQTYEVDLNTCGPMVLDALIKIKNEMDPTLTFRRSCREGICGSCAMNINGGNTLACLNKIDANTSKPTKIYPLPHMYVVKDLVPDMSNFYAQYKSIEPYLKKKDGTKEGKEQYLQSVEDRQKLDGLYECILCACCSTSCPSYWWNGDKYLGPAVLMQAYRWMIDSRDDFTEERLSKLQDPFSLYRCHTIMNCTKTCPKGLNPGKAIAEIKKMMATYKEKKAAAL; from the exons ATGGTGCGCTACGCTCAGACTGCTGCCGCTCCGGCTCCTGAACCCAGGATGAAGAAGTTCCAGGTCTACCGCTGGGATCCAGACACCCCGGGAGACAAACCCCGCATGCAGACGTACGAAGTAGACCTGAACAC GTGTGGCCCAATGGTTCTGGACGCCCTCATCAAGATCAAGAATGAAATGGACCCCACGCTCACGTTCAGACGTTCCTGCCGTGAAG GTATCTGCGGCTCATGTGCCATGAACATAAACGGGGGCAACACACTGGCGTGCCTTAATAAAATCGACGCGAATACCAGCAAACCCACTAAAATCTACCCCCTGCCACACATGTACGTCGTCAAAGATCTGGTGCCT GATATGAGCAACTTTTACGCACAGTACAAATCCATCGAGCCTTACCTGAAGAAGAAGGATGGCACTAAGGAGGGGAAGGAGCAGTATTTGCAGTCAGTGGAGGACAGGCAGAAACTG GACGGCTTGTACGAGTGCATCCTCTGTGCCTGCTGCAGCACCAGCTGTCCGAGCTACTGGTGGAATGGAGACAAATACCTGGGACCTGCTGTCCTCATGCAG GCATACCGGTGGATGATAGACTCCCGTGACGACTTCACCGAGGAGCGATTGTCTAAACTTCAGGACCCCTTCTCCCTGTACCGCTGCCACACTATCATGAACTGCACCAAGACTTGCCCCAAG GGTCTCAACCCAGGAAAGGCCATAGCAGAAATCAAGAAAATGATGGCGACTTACAAGGAGAAGAAAGCAGCGGCTTTATGA